One stretch of bacterium DNA includes these proteins:
- a CDS encoding pilus assembly protein has product MEFALVIPLILLLVLAIAEVTVVARTAFQLTAAGREGARVAATSPDPARAIEATRRALGPVLAGRTRITVRRPPVVGQPARVTVAVDHVLLAALGGLRIPLESTTEMRVEA; this is encoded by the coding sequence GTGGAGTTCGCTCTGGTCATCCCCCTGATCCTCCTGCTGGTGCTGGCGATCGCCGAGGTGACCGTGGTGGCGAGGACGGCGTTCCAACTGACCGCAGCAGGGCGGGAAGGGGCGAGGGTGGCTGCGACCTCGCCCGATCCCGCCCGCGCGATCGAGGCAACCCGCCGTGCGCTCGGCCCGGTGCTGGCCGGCCGGACCCGGATCACCGTCCGGCGCCCGCCGGTGGTGGGTCAGCCGGCCCGGGTGACCGTGGCGGTCGATCATGTCCTGCTGGCGGCGCTCGGCGGGTTGCGGATACCGCTCGAGTCGACCACCGAGATGC